The following nucleotide sequence is from Dehalogenimonas formicexedens.
GATACCCACTGCCAGACCCATCATGGTGACCATGTTGGTGACGAAGAATGACAGACCCATCAGGTGGCTGGTAAGGCCAATGAGACCCAGGGCGGCGACAATGGCGACGACACCCAGGGCGATGGGCAGAAGGGCAGCGACCAGGGCGCCGAAGACGACGGCCAGGACGACCAGAGCGACCATGATACCGATGCTTTCACCCTTGCTCATGGTGTTCTCGGCGAGGGCCATGGTGTCGGCATTGAAAGAAGCGGTTCCGGTGTAATAGACCTTGAACTGGCTGTTGCCCGCAGCCATTGTGTCGCCGATGGCATAGACCTGGTCGATGTAATTCTCAGCTTTATCGACCATAACCAGCGGTATCATTGTTGAATGGCGATCGGCCGAAACCAGAGATGCGTCGTAGGTCATGTAGTAGTGAACGCCGCCCAGGACGATCTTATCTCCCAGACCCATGATGTCGGCATACAGCTTCTCGATGGCGGCCTGGTATTCCGGGGCGTCGACGGTGAGCGCGTCTGATTTCAAAATGATGATTTCATCTTCAGTTGGCGGGGTACTCTCATCGGTTGGATTGGACAGCCTGTCGGTAATCAGGGTGTCGGCCTGCCGGGACTCGGGATTATTAGTGACATCAACTTTGGTTACAAGATCATTCCCGGTGACCAAGAAACCGACCGCCGCGATGAGACCAACGACCCACATGCCGATGGTGAGCCACGGCCGGCGAGCCGAGCCTCTAGCCAGACTTGAGATACCATTGACCAGATTCATTGCTTTCCTCCCTTTAATTGTTCGCCTATATCTTAAAATGGCAACAGTTCACCCATAACTGCCTTATGAACGGATTTTCACTGGCGGGGGTGGGGGTTTTTAAACTAGCCGAATGGGCAGGCCGTTGAAAAAGTTACCGAGCGCAAGGCTTTTGTACCGGATTCAACGTAGGGACTGCCCCAAGAATACCGGCCAGATAATGATCCCGATGACGCCTTTCCAGAATGAAAGGTCTGCAAAGCCGATGGTAAACAGCCAGCCGATGAACCAGATGGCACCACCGCAGGCTCCTCCACGTTTGTCCATGTTTTTCTCCTCACAATTTTGAAAAATTTAAATTTCGACCCAGCCTGCGGCTAATGTCATTCAGCGAAGACCCGAACTTTGCCTTCACCACCGTCGATATCCACTTCGAGCTCAGAAAGAGCTTCGATCAGATCATCGATATCCTCGTCCTTGATATTTTTGATGTTAAGATTGATGCCGCGGCAGCGGAGCTCCTCCTCCACCTTGTCCCCGGCTTCGCGGGGGATGAGGGAGGTAAACTTCATGCCCGCCCTGATGAGGCTGACCGGTACACGAACATTCACCCGTTCGGGACCTTCACCATGATGCCCTTGCGGATTATCCACCATCACGCGGAGGTACTTTACCTTGCAGCCTACCCGGTTCAAGATCTGTTCCACGGGTTTTTCATCTGAAAAGGACGAACTACCCCCGCGGTCGATGGCCGAAAGGAGCCTGGTGGCTTCGTCGACGGTGATCTTCTTGGCGTCGAGCATTTCGAGTATCTTTTTACGGTTATCAGACATATTTCTTCTCCTTAAACAAAATCAAGCAACAGGGCTTTTTGTCCGGTTTGGATGTCCATTTTCAAGCCGCGCATGGCGAAAAGCACCCGCCAGATATAGGGACCAGCCATAATCAGAGGGCGCGCCCTGCCTGCCGGCACCAGGAAAATGGCGGCGATGAGTATAAAAGGAAGGGCAATAAGCATGAGAGCCAGCAAAATTGGATATATCAGAAACCACGGAAGCCAGAGCCCAACGAACTTTTCACGCGAGGGAATCCTCAGGTGTAACAAAAGGGGCGGCCAATTCATTTTCACCCTCCTTCTAGGCGAACAACCCTTCGAGCCATTGCCAGA
It contains:
- a CDS encoding SHOCT-like domain-containing protein, whose translation is MSDNRKKILEMLDAKKITVDEATRLLSAIDRGGSSSFSDEKPVEQILNRVGCKVKYLRVMVDNPQGHHGEGPERVNVRVPVSLIRAGMKFTSLIPREAGDKVEEELRCRGINLNIKNIKDEDIDDLIEALSELEVDIDGGEGKVRVFAE